From a single Nocardioides panacis genomic region:
- a CDS encoding sigma-70 family RNA polymerase sigma factor has product MVASPVELVDVRPAPLDELDSFDIEIPGSRTAVSARLLQRAARESDPVERKRLQDEVVVLHMGLARAIASRYRGRGIADEDLTQAASMALLKAARNFDADRGVEFLSYAVVTMKGEVKRQFRDFGWMVRPPRPIQKLQADVSRADSELTHQLGRSPKVGEVAAYLDVPEDDVVEALSADGCFTPTSLDSPVGADGSAVLGELIPGEDSGLSDAEARVMLAPAVRALPEREREVLYLRFFRQQTQAQIAEEIGVTQMQVSRILARVLAELRGQLG; this is encoded by the coding sequence ATGGTGGCCAGCCCGGTAGAGCTCGTCGACGTACGACCAGCACCCCTGGACGAGCTCGACTCCTTCGACATCGAGATCCCAGGAAGCCGGACCGCGGTCAGCGCCCGGCTCCTCCAGCGCGCGGCCCGCGAGAGCGACCCGGTGGAGCGCAAGCGGCTCCAGGACGAGGTGGTGGTGCTGCACATGGGCCTCGCCCGGGCGATCGCCAGCCGCTACCGCGGGCGCGGCATCGCCGACGAGGACCTCACCCAGGCCGCCTCGATGGCGCTGCTGAAGGCGGCCCGCAACTTCGACGCGGACCGTGGCGTGGAGTTCCTCTCCTACGCCGTGGTCACCATGAAGGGCGAGGTCAAGCGGCAGTTCCGCGACTTCGGCTGGATGGTCCGCCCGCCCCGCCCGATCCAGAAGCTGCAGGCCGACGTGAGCCGCGCCGACAGCGAGCTCACCCACCAGCTGGGCCGCTCCCCCAAGGTCGGCGAGGTCGCGGCGTACCTCGACGTGCCCGAGGACGACGTGGTCGAGGCGCTCTCCGCGGACGGCTGCTTCACCCCCACCTCGCTCGACAGCCCGGTCGGTGCCGACGGCAGCGCGGTGCTCGGCGAGCTGATCCCCGGGGAGGACTCCGGGCTGAGCGACGCCGAGGCGCGGGTGATGCTGGCCCCGGCCGTGCGCGCACTCCCCGAGCGTGAGCGGGAGGTGCTCTACCTACGGTTCTTCCGGCAGCAGACCCAGGCGCAGATCGCCGAGGAGATCGGGGTGACCCAGATGCAGGTCTCCCGGATCCTGGCCCGGGTGCTGGCCGAGCTGCGCGGACAGCTCGGCTGA
- a CDS encoding GroES family chaperonin, with protein sequence MLHDRVLVSVDKDGERRSSGGIVIPATAAMGGRRLAWSRVAAIGPHVRMVEVGDRVLFDPEDKAEVEVNAETYVLLRERDLHAVAAERLGDSQTGLYL encoded by the coding sequence ATGCTGCACGACCGGGTGCTGGTCTCGGTCGACAAGGACGGCGAGCGCCGCTCGAGCGGCGGCATCGTCATCCCGGCGACGGCTGCGATGGGCGGTCGCCGCCTCGCCTGGTCGAGGGTGGCCGCGATCGGGCCGCACGTGCGGATGGTCGAGGTCGGCGACCGGGTGCTGTTCGACCCCGAGGACAAGGCCGAGGTCGAGGTGAACGCGGAGACCTACGTGCTGCTGCGCGAGCGCGACCTGCACGCGGTGGCCGCCGAGCGCCTCGGCGACAGCCAGACCGGCCTGTACCTCTGA
- a CDS encoding DUF3618 domain-containing protein, whose translation MATTDAKPDTLESDIEATRARLAATIDQLAYRASPKTILKREVNGFKAHFVDAQGSPRTDNILKVAGGALGFVVFVVVMRKVTR comes from the coding sequence GTGGCCACCACCGACGCGAAGCCCGACACGCTCGAGAGCGACATCGAGGCCACCCGCGCGCGGCTTGCCGCCACCATCGACCAGCTCGCCTACCGGGCCAGCCCCAAGACGATCCTCAAGCGCGAGGTCAACGGCTTCAAGGCGCACTTCGTCGACGCGCAGGGCAGCCCGCGCACCGACAACATCCTCAAGGTCGCCGGCGGCGCGCTCGGCTTCGTCGTCTTCGTGGTCGTGATGCGCAAGGTGACCCGGTAG
- a CDS encoding energy-coupling factor ABC transporter ATP-binding protein, producing MLGPNGAGKTTLVLHLNGILAAGAGTVSVSGLPVTKANLSEVRRRVGVVFQDPDDQLFMATVRDDVAFGPANLGLRGAALDRRVLDALDRVGMADFVDRPPHHLSFGQRRRVAVATVLAMEPEILVLDEPSSNLDPASRRELAEILTSLDVTVLMVTHDLPYAFELCPRSVVLSDGVIVADGATYDVLTDDALMSAHRLELPFGFDPRTIRTATAG from the coding sequence CTGCTCGGCCCCAACGGCGCCGGCAAGACCACCCTGGTGCTGCACCTCAACGGCATCCTGGCCGCCGGCGCGGGCACCGTCTCGGTGTCCGGCCTGCCGGTGACCAAGGCCAACCTCTCCGAGGTGCGCCGCCGGGTCGGCGTGGTCTTCCAGGACCCCGACGACCAGCTGTTCATGGCGACCGTGCGCGACGACGTCGCGTTCGGACCGGCCAACCTGGGGCTGCGGGGGGCAGCGCTGGACCGGCGGGTGCTCGACGCCCTCGACCGGGTCGGGATGGCCGACTTCGTGGACCGTCCGCCGCACCACCTCAGCTTCGGCCAGCGCCGCCGGGTCGCGGTGGCCACGGTGCTCGCGATGGAGCCGGAGATCCTGGTGCTGGACGAGCCCTCGTCCAACCTCGACCCCGCGTCGCGCCGGGAGCTCGCCGAGATCCTCACCTCGCTCGACGTGACGGTGCTGATGGTCACCCATGACCTGCCCTACGCCTTCGAGCTCTGCCCGCGGTCCGTGGTGCTCTCCGACGGCGTGATCGTCGCGGACGGGGCGACGTACGACGTGCTCACCGACGACGCGCTGATGTCGGCCCACCGGCTGGAGCTCCCGTTCGGCTTCGATCCCCGCACGATTCGGACAGCGACGGCCGGGTAA
- the cbiQ gene encoding cobalt ECF transporter T component CbiQ → MGAGHGHKLHFHGHSPVHRAPAHLKVLALLGFMLLVVAVPPGWWPAYAGFLLVLVAVVAVSHVPPAYLLRRMVVEVPFVVFAVLMPFLASGPRVEVLGVPVSEPGLAAAGALLAKGTLGVLASLTLAATTEPRHLLAGLERLRVPNLLVQIMGFMIRYLDVVTDEMGRMKVARESRGFRASHVWHWPVLARSSGALFIRSYERGERVHLAMLARGYTGTMPDTRPDTRSDRA, encoded by the coding sequence GTGGGCGCGGGGCACGGTCACAAGCTGCACTTCCACGGCCACTCGCCGGTGCACCGCGCACCCGCGCACCTCAAGGTCCTCGCGCTGCTCGGCTTCATGCTGCTCGTGGTCGCGGTCCCCCCGGGCTGGTGGCCCGCCTACGCCGGGTTCCTGCTGGTGCTGGTCGCGGTGGTCGCGGTCAGCCACGTCCCGCCGGCCTACCTCCTGCGGCGGATGGTCGTCGAGGTGCCGTTCGTGGTGTTCGCGGTGCTGATGCCGTTCCTCGCCAGCGGGCCGCGCGTCGAGGTCCTCGGGGTCCCCGTCAGCGAGCCCGGGCTCGCCGCGGCGGGCGCGCTGCTGGCGAAGGGCACGCTCGGCGTGCTGGCCAGCCTGACGCTGGCCGCCACCACCGAGCCCCGGCACCTGCTCGCGGGCCTGGAGCGGCTGCGGGTGCCGAACCTGCTGGTGCAGATCATGGGCTTCATGATCCGCTACCTCGACGTGGTCACCGACGAGATGGGCCGGATGAAGGTCGCGCGCGAGTCCCGCGGCTTCCGGGCCTCCCACGTCTGGCACTGGCCGGTCCTGGCCCGCTCGTCGGGCGCCCTGTTCATCCGGTCCTACGAGCGCGGCGAGCGGGTCCACCTCGCGATGCTGGCGCGCGGCTACACCGGCACGATGCCCGACACCAGGCCCGACACCAGGAGCGACCGCGCGTGA
- a CDS encoding PDGLE domain-containing protein, which translates to MSKVSTRALVVTGLLVALLLAGVVSFYASRSPDGLNRVAEDKGFSGTQTRHASDGSPLAGYGTAGVADQRLSRGLAGVLGCVVVLTLAGGLTYVVRRRGTADERPRQHAEHSGA; encoded by the coding sequence ATGAGCAAGGTCTCCACGCGTGCCCTGGTCGTCACCGGCCTGCTCGTCGCGCTGCTCCTCGCCGGGGTGGTCAGCTTCTACGCCTCCCGCAGCCCCGACGGCCTGAACCGGGTCGCCGAGGACAAGGGCTTCTCCGGCACCCAGACCAGGCACGCCTCCGACGGCAGCCCGCTGGCCGGCTACGGCACCGCGGGCGTCGCCGACCAGCGGCTCTCCCGGGGCCTCGCCGGCGTGCTGGGCTGCGTCGTGGTCCTCACCCTCGCGGGCGGCCTGACCTACGTCGTACGACGCCGGGGCACCGCCGACGAGCGGCCCCGCCAGCACGCCGAGCACAGCGGGGCCTGA
- a CDS encoding energy-coupling factor ABC transporter permease has product MHVPDGFLDAPTSVATGAVAVVAVGVALRGARHELDDRTAPLAGLVATFVFATQMLNFPVGAGTSGHLLGGALAAILVGPFTGLLCMSVVFLVQALLFADGGITALGTNIDLMGLVTVVVGYLVFRLLQAALPKRLSMVAPAAAVSALVSVPAAALCFVGLYAVGGQAPIPLGALATAMVGWHVLIGVGEAVITGLAVGSIVAVRPDLVHGARRVLDRRTLEVRDGRGVAA; this is encoded by the coding sequence ATGCACGTCCCGGACGGGTTCCTCGACGCACCGACCTCGGTCGCGACTGGCGCGGTGGCGGTCGTCGCCGTCGGAGTGGCGCTGCGCGGCGCGCGGCACGAGCTCGACGACAGGACCGCGCCGCTGGCCGGCCTGGTCGCCACCTTCGTGTTCGCCACCCAGATGCTGAACTTCCCGGTCGGCGCCGGCACCAGCGGGCACCTGCTCGGCGGGGCGCTGGCCGCGATCCTGGTCGGACCGTTCACCGGGCTGCTCTGCATGAGCGTGGTCTTCCTGGTCCAGGCGCTGCTGTTCGCCGACGGCGGCATCACCGCGCTGGGCACCAACATCGACCTGATGGGCCTGGTCACCGTGGTGGTCGGCTACCTCGTCTTCCGGCTGCTCCAGGCGGCGCTGCCCAAGCGGCTGTCGATGGTCGCGCCGGCCGCCGCCGTCAGCGCCCTGGTCTCGGTCCCGGCCGCTGCGCTCTGCTTCGTCGGCCTGTACGCCGTGGGCGGCCAGGCCCCGATCCCGCTCGGCGCCCTGGCCACCGCGATGGTCGGCTGGCACGTGCTGATCGGCGTGGGCGAGGCCGTGATCACCGGCCTGGCGGTCGGCAGCATCGTCGCGGTCCGGCCCGACCTGGTGCACGGTGCCCGGCGGGTGCTGGACAGGCGCACCCTCGAGGTCCGCGACGGCCGGGGGGTCGCCGCATGA
- a CDS encoding GNAT family N-acetyltransferase, with amino-acid sequence MSSVEIVPFEEWHAAGIARLSTAVQWPSLADPATVRAVCTAPGSAAYVALVDDAVVGWAQALGDGVLQSHLSFVAVHPAHRRRGIARLLTVATFQATHTVRMDLITDGAEAFYEAFEHRRMHGFRIYPGA; translated from the coding sequence ATGAGCTCGGTGGAGATCGTGCCGTTCGAGGAATGGCACGCCGCGGGCATCGCCCGGCTGAGCACCGCGGTGCAGTGGCCGTCGCTGGCCGACCCGGCGACCGTGCGGGCGGTCTGCACGGCCCCGGGCTCCGCGGCGTACGTCGCGCTCGTCGACGACGCGGTCGTCGGCTGGGCGCAGGCCCTCGGCGACGGGGTGCTGCAGTCGCACCTCAGCTTCGTCGCCGTGCACCCCGCCCACCGGCGCCGGGGCATCGCCCGGCTGCTCACGGTCGCGACGTTCCAGGCCACCCACACCGTGCGGATGGACCTGATCACCGACGGCGCGGAGGCGTTCTACGAGGCCTTCGAGCACCGGCGGATGCACGGGTTCCGGATCTACCCCGGGGCGTGA
- the rdgB gene encoding RdgB/HAM1 family non-canonical purine NTP pyrophosphatase, with the protein MTQVFLASRNPKKLVEMRRILVEYVPDVEVLGLDDVTPYDEPAETENTFAGNALLKARAAVAATGLPSLADDSGLCVDELNGMPGVLSARWAGVAKDDGANNRLLLEQLADVPDERRTAHFTAAVAFAYPVGAGGTAEHVVLGEMPGRIIRELRGSGGFGYDVLFVADGGERTSAELSVEEKDAISHRGKALREIAPVVADVLTGL; encoded by the coding sequence ATGACCCAGGTCTTCCTCGCGTCCCGCAACCCCAAGAAGCTGGTCGAGATGCGCCGCATCCTCGTGGAGTACGTCCCCGACGTGGAGGTGCTCGGCCTCGACGACGTGACGCCGTACGACGAGCCGGCGGAGACCGAGAACACGTTCGCCGGCAACGCGCTGCTCAAGGCGCGCGCGGCGGTCGCGGCCACGGGTCTGCCGTCGCTGGCCGACGACAGCGGGCTGTGCGTCGACGAGCTGAACGGGATGCCGGGCGTGCTGTCGGCCCGGTGGGCCGGGGTCGCCAAGGACGACGGCGCGAACAACCGGCTGCTGCTCGAGCAGCTCGCCGACGTGCCCGACGAGCGGCGGACCGCGCACTTCACCGCCGCGGTCGCCTTCGCCTACCCGGTGGGCGCGGGCGGCACCGCCGAGCACGTCGTGCTGGGCGAGATGCCCGGCCGGATCATCCGCGAGCTGCGGGGGAGCGGCGGGTTCGGCTACGACGTGCTGTTCGTCGCGGACGGCGGCGAGCGCACGTCGGCCGAGCTGTCGGTCGAGGAGAAGGACGCGATCTCCCACCGCGGCAAGGCGCTGCGCGAGATCGCCCCCGTCGTCGCGGACGTGCTCACCGGGCTGTGA
- the rph gene encoding ribonuclease PH, which yields MTRADGRTNDELRPVTITRNWLDHAAGSVLVEFGRTRVLCAASANEGVPRWRKGSGLGWVTAEYAMLPASTNTRSDRESVKGRIGGRTHEISRLVGRSLRAVIDYQALGENTIVLDCDVLQADGGTRTAAITGAYVALADACAHLKGIGALKGEPLTGSVAAISVGIIDGEPRLDLPYEEDVRAETDMNVVMTGDGAYVEVQGTAEGAPFDRKMLDSLLTLAEKGCVDLTRMQREALAG from the coding sequence ATGACCCGAGCAGACGGACGAACCAACGACGAGCTCCGCCCCGTGACCATCACCCGCAACTGGCTGGACCACGCGGCCGGCTCGGTGCTGGTCGAGTTCGGGCGGACCCGGGTGCTGTGCGCCGCGAGCGCCAACGAGGGCGTGCCGCGCTGGCGCAAGGGCTCCGGCCTGGGCTGGGTGACCGCGGAGTACGCCATGCTCCCGGCCTCCACCAACACCCGTTCCGACCGCGAGTCGGTCAAGGGCCGCATCGGCGGTCGCACCCACGAGATCTCCCGGCTGGTCGGCCGCTCGCTGCGCGCGGTGATCGACTACCAGGCCCTCGGCGAGAACACCATCGTGCTGGACTGCGACGTGCTGCAGGCCGACGGCGGCACCCGGACGGCGGCGATCACCGGCGCGTACGTCGCGCTCGCCGACGCGTGTGCGCACCTCAAGGGCATCGGCGCGCTCAAGGGCGAGCCGCTCACCGGCTCGGTGGCCGCGATCTCCGTCGGGATCATCGACGGCGAGCCGCGCCTGGACCTGCCCTACGAGGAGGACGTCCGCGCCGAGACCGACATGAACGTGGTGATGACCGGCGACGGCGCCTACGTCGAGGTCCAGGGCACCGCCGAGGGCGCCCCGTTCGACCGGAAGATGCTGGACAGCCTGCTGACCCTGGCCGAGAAGGGCTGCGTCGACCTCACCCGGATGCAGCGCGAGGCACTCGCGGGATGA
- a CDS encoding cytochrome b N-terminal domain-containing protein translates to MTALRTTTVGAAGHEPTNWTTRLRARISGLVPPGEALPDRQPAYVVSWIYVFGVLTLAALVVVLASGAVLAAGGVAWWHVSGVGHFVNSLHLWSVELMFAFMVIHLWGKFWMAAWRGKRVLTWVVGVLAFVTSIGTAFTGYLTQSNFDAQWISTQAKDGLNAVGIGAWFNVLNPGQMLLWHVVLLPVAVGVVTLWHVVLVRRHGVVPPFDVEPGE, encoded by the coding sequence ATGACCGCGCTGCGCACGACGACCGTCGGCGCGGCCGGCCACGAGCCGACGAACTGGACCACCCGGCTGCGCGCCCGGATCAGCGGGCTCGTCCCGCCCGGGGAGGCGCTGCCGGACCGCCAGCCTGCCTACGTGGTGTCCTGGATCTACGTGTTCGGCGTGCTGACGCTCGCCGCCCTCGTCGTGGTCCTGGCCTCCGGCGCGGTCCTCGCCGCCGGCGGGGTCGCCTGGTGGCACGTCTCCGGAGTGGGGCACTTCGTCAACTCCCTGCACCTGTGGAGCGTCGAGCTGATGTTCGCGTTCATGGTCATCCACCTGTGGGGCAAGTTCTGGATGGCGGCCTGGCGCGGCAAGCGGGTGCTGACCTGGGTGGTCGGCGTGCTGGCGTTCGTCACCTCGATCGGCACCGCGTTCACCGGCTACCTGACCCAGTCGAACTTCGACGCCCAGTGGATCAGCACCCAGGCCAAGGACGGCCTGAACGCCGTGGGCATCGGAGCGTGGTTCAACGTGCTCAACCCGGGCCAGATGCTCTTGTGGCACGTGGTGCTGCTCCCGGTGGCGGTCGGCGTGGTCACCCTGTGGCACGTCGTGCTGGTGCGCCGGCACGGCGTGGTGCCGCCCTTCGACGTCGAGCCGGGTGAGTGA
- a CDS encoding MBL fold metallo-hydrolase: protein MRLTVIGCSGSFAGPDSAASCYLLEGEQDGRTWRVLLDLGSGALGTLHRYVDPLSIDAVLLSHLHPDHYFDISGLYVMWKYHPDGARPPIPVWGPRGVAAQCARAYGLDPASGMSAEFDFHEYDDQPIRLGPFTIRPTRVVHPIAAYGLRVEADGRVVAYSGDTGPCQELVDLASRADLLLCESAFVEGGDNPVDLHLTGKQAGATAAEAGAGRLVLTHVPPWHDPAVLLAEAREAFDGPLEAAVTGSTYDLG from the coding sequence GTGAGGCTCACCGTCATCGGCTGCTCGGGCTCCTTCGCCGGCCCCGACTCGGCCGCCTCCTGCTACCTGCTCGAGGGCGAGCAGGACGGCCGGACCTGGCGGGTGCTGCTCGACCTCGGCAGCGGCGCCCTCGGCACGCTGCACCGCTACGTCGACCCGCTGAGCATCGACGCGGTGCTGCTCAGCCACCTGCACCCCGACCACTACTTCGACATCAGCGGTCTCTACGTCATGTGGAAGTACCACCCCGACGGCGCCCGCCCCCCGATCCCGGTCTGGGGCCCGCGCGGGGTCGCCGCCCAGTGCGCCCGCGCCTACGGCCTCGACCCGGCGAGCGGCATGTCCGCCGAGTTCGACTTCCACGAGTACGACGACCAGCCGATCCGGCTCGGCCCGTTCACGATCCGGCCCACCCGCGTCGTGCACCCGATCGCCGCCTACGGGCTGCGCGTCGAGGCGGACGGGCGGGTCGTCGCCTACTCCGGGGACACCGGCCCCTGCCAGGAGCTCGTCGACCTCGCCAGCCGCGCCGACCTGCTGCTCTGCGAGTCGGCGTTCGTGGAGGGCGGCGACAACCCCGTCGACCTGCACCTCACCGGCAAGCAGGCCGGCGCCACCGCCGCCGAGGCCGGGGCCGGCCGGCTGGTGCTCACCCACGTGCCGCCCTGGCACGACCCGGCCGTGCTGCTGGCCGAGGCCCGGGAGGCCTTCGACGGCCCGCTCGAGGCCGCGGTCACCGGGTCGACGTACGACCTGGGCTGA
- the murI gene encoding glutamate racemase, whose product MADAPIGIFDSGFGGLTVARAVLDQLPHEPVLYLGDTARQPYGPLPIGEVREYALECLDHLVAQGVKALVIACNSASAAVLRDARERYPVPVVEVIHPATRRAVAASRTGRIGVICTRATADSMAYDDAFTAAPHVTLHTRACPRFVEFVEAGVTSGPELMDAAHEYLDPLTSVGIDTLILGCTHYPLLTGIVSYVMGDQVTLVSSAEETAKDVYRLLVQHDLERDPALQAPEHRFLTTGQPSEFAAIGRRFLGPELESVHQLAQATTWAAV is encoded by the coding sequence GTGGCAGACGCTCCGATCGGCATCTTCGACTCAGGCTTCGGTGGACTCACCGTGGCCCGTGCCGTGCTGGACCAGCTGCCGCACGAGCCGGTGCTCTACCTCGGCGACACCGCCCGCCAGCCCTACGGCCCGCTGCCGATCGGCGAGGTGCGGGAGTACGCCCTCGAGTGCCTCGACCACCTCGTGGCCCAGGGCGTCAAGGCCCTGGTCATCGCCTGCAACTCCGCCAGCGCCGCGGTCCTGCGCGACGCCCGCGAGCGCTACCCGGTGCCGGTGGTCGAGGTGATCCACCCCGCGACCCGTCGCGCGGTGGCCGCGTCCCGCACCGGCCGGATCGGGGTGATCTGCACCCGCGCGACCGCCGACTCGATGGCCTACGACGACGCGTTCACCGCCGCCCCGCACGTCACGCTGCACACCCGGGCGTGCCCGCGCTTCGTCGAGTTCGTCGAGGCCGGCGTGACCAGCGGCCCCGAGCTGATGGACGCCGCGCACGAGTACCTCGACCCGCTGACCTCGGTCGGCATCGACACCCTGATCCTCGGCTGCACCCACTACCCGCTGCTCACCGGCATCGTGTCCTACGTGATGGGCGACCAGGTGACGCTCGTCTCGAGCGCCGAGGAGACCGCCAAGGACGTCTACCGGCTGCTCGTCCAGCACGACCTCGAGCGCGACCCGGCCCTGCAGGCCCCCGAGCACCGGTTCCTGACCACCGGTCAGCCCTCCGAGTTCGCCGCGATCGGCCGGCGGTTCCTCGGCCCCGAGCTGGAGTCCGTGCACCAGCTCGCGCAGGCCACGACCTGGGCGGCCGTGTGA
- a CDS encoding lysophospholipid acyltransferase family protein — MLYEVVHAVLPPVAKLYWRPRIEGLENIPSSGPVIVASNHLSFADSMVIPFFVPRKVVFLAKEDYFTGTGIKGALVRGWFEGIGMVPVDRDDTKAALASLDIALEVLGRGEAFGIYPEGTRSRDGRLYRGRTGVAHLALTSGAPVVPVGLTGTEKIQPVGTTFPRRADVTVRFGEPLQFRDTYDGVPAGRARREVTDVIMNEIQKLSGQPFAGVYNERPAEA, encoded by the coding sequence ATGTTGTATGAGGTCGTGCACGCCGTGCTGCCGCCCGTGGCGAAGCTCTACTGGCGACCCCGGATCGAGGGCCTGGAGAACATCCCGAGCTCCGGCCCGGTGATCGTGGCCAGCAACCACCTCTCGTTCGCGGACAGCATGGTCATCCCGTTCTTCGTGCCCCGCAAGGTCGTCTTCCTCGCGAAGGAGGACTACTTCACCGGCACCGGCATCAAGGGCGCACTCGTCCGCGGCTGGTTCGAGGGCATCGGCATGGTGCCCGTGGACCGCGACGACACCAAGGCCGCGCTGGCCTCCCTGGACATCGCGCTGGAGGTGCTGGGCCGCGGCGAGGCCTTCGGCATCTACCCCGAGGGCACCCGCTCGCGCGACGGGCGGCTCTACCGCGGCCGGACCGGGGTGGCGCACCTGGCGCTGACCTCCGGCGCGCCCGTCGTACCCGTGGGCCTGACCGGCACCGAGAAGATCCAGCCGGTCGGCACCACGTTCCCGCGCCGGGCCGACGTCACCGTCCGGTTCGGCGAGCCGCTGCAGTTCCGGGACACCTACGACGGGGTGCCCGCCGGCCGGGCCCGGCGCGAGGTCACCGACGTGATCATGAACGAGATCCAGAAGCTGTCCGGGCAGCCGTTCGCCGGCGTCTACAACGAGCGCCCCGCCGAGGCCTGA
- a CDS encoding ribose-phosphate diphosphokinase: MREIVVFSGSAHRPLATAICDNLGVGLSSVDISRFSNDCLQAQLQANCRQRDVYIVQPLVPPTQEHLMELLLMVDAAKGASAAQITAVIPHYAYARSDKKDASRISLGGRLVADLLTTAGVSRVLTMTLHAPQVHGFFSVPVDHLTALGVLAEHYRDQDLTNAVVVSPDLGNAKTATHFSRLLGLPVAAGSKQRLADDRVVIDAIVGDVEGKHAIVLDDEIATGGSIVELLDKLEELGCTGASVACTHGLFVGKAVERLRDHPMIREVVTTDTVPAPADWPELKVRSVAELFAEAISRVHAGESVSSLFDGVDPSLGPPQPKLPFDA; this comes from the coding sequence GTGCGTGAGATCGTCGTCTTCTCCGGAAGCGCCCACCGTCCGCTGGCCACCGCCATCTGCGACAACCTCGGGGTGGGGCTGTCCTCGGTGGACATCAGCCGGTTCAGCAACGACTGCCTCCAGGCGCAGCTGCAGGCCAACTGCCGCCAGCGCGACGTCTACATCGTCCAGCCGCTGGTGCCGCCGACGCAGGAGCACCTGATGGAGCTGCTGCTGATGGTGGACGCGGCCAAGGGCGCCTCGGCGGCGCAGATCACCGCGGTGATCCCGCACTACGCCTACGCCCGCTCGGACAAGAAGGACGCCTCCCGGATCTCGCTCGGCGGCCGCCTCGTCGCCGACCTGCTGACCACCGCCGGGGTGAGCCGGGTGCTGACGATGACCCTGCACGCCCCGCAGGTGCACGGCTTCTTCTCGGTCCCGGTCGACCACCTGACCGCGCTGGGCGTGCTCGCCGAGCACTACCGCGACCAGGACCTGACCAATGCGGTCGTGGTCTCGCCCGACCTCGGCAACGCCAAGACCGCCACGCACTTCTCCCGGCTCCTCGGGCTGCCCGTCGCGGCCGGCAGCAAGCAGCGGCTGGCCGACGACCGGGTGGTCATCGACGCGATCGTCGGCGACGTGGAGGGCAAGCACGCGATCGTCCTCGACGACGAGATCGCCACCGGCGGCTCGATCGTGGAGCTCCTCGACAAGCTCGAGGAGCTCGGCTGCACCGGCGCCTCGGTCGCCTGCACCCACGGGCTGTTCGTCGGCAAGGCCGTCGAGCGGCTCCGGGACCACCCGATGATCCGGGAGGTGGTCACCACCGACACCGTCCCGGCGCCCGCGGACTGGCCCGAGCTGAAGGTGCGCTCGGTGGCCGAGCTGTTCGCCGAGGCGATCTCCCGGGTGCACGCGGGCGAGTCGGTCAGCAGCCTGTTCGACGGCGTGGACCCCTCGCTCGGGCCGCCGCAGCCGAAGCTCCCGTTCGACGCCTGA